The sequence ATCTCGCGACGGCCGTTGCCAATGCCATCCACACGAACGGTGATGGCTCGGCCCTGTACATCGCCTCGGACCAGCGCTCGACAGTTGGCTCGCTCCAGTACGACCCCCGTGCGCCAGGCATGTTTGGGCTCGCGGTGGACATAGGTCTCGACGATGAAGCGAGGTAGCAGCCCCTCTGGCAAGACCGAATCGTAGCGATAGATGAAACCGAGGCACTTATCCGGCTGAAACTGTGCATCGAGGTTCGGCTCCTCCTTCGTGAGCAACTCAGGAATGAGGTACTTCTCACCCTTCTCATCGAGCGGGTGGCACAGCCGGAACTTGCGCATCAGCGCTAGAAGGAATCGGTGAAGTTCCTTCGGATACGTCTTCGCTGGCAGCACTTGCTCGAATGCATGAATCGTGAATCTGCCATTGGCGTCTCGCAGCACGGGTGAGTTGAGCATCTCGTAGATGCCCTTGGTTACCCACTGGGGATTCAGCACGCCGAAGTCGCGTAGCGTCTCGTCCGCACGGTAGGAGAGCATCAGCCCCAAGTCATGCAGGCTCTCGGCCAGCGACTCCTGATCCTTACTGTCGGCGATGCCCCAGTCTACACAGAAGGCGAGGAAGTCATCGAATGTCATCCAACTCTTCTTTTTCTGGGGCAGCTCCTCCTTGACGAAACGCCATGCCGAAGGCCATGCAGCCCTGAGCCCAGGCAGGCTCGTGGCAAGCTCACGGAGGTGCTCACGTAGAGCGTCGATGCCATGTCCGGTAGAGCTGTCCGTCTCCGCGAAGACGAGGTTCTGGCCATACTTCTCGCGCAAGAGTTTCCGGTTCAGCTCGAAGTGATAGTCACTCCACTTGTGCAGCAGCACGATGATTGGCACATCTCCAGCGAATGATCGCACCATGGACAGCCAATACTCCGCATCGCGATCTACCGTGTCCTCGCGACCAGAGATGAGTACCAAATAGAGCGCCCGCTCGGTCATGAAGAACCGATGCGTTCCGTGCATGATCTCCTGCCCACCAAAATCCCAGATGTGAGCGCGCACAGCATCGTCGCCAATTCTAGTTTCCCACTGAGTGATCTTGATGCCCGGGGTGCGTTTGAATTCCTTGTATCTGTCTGTGATTAGTCGATGGACGAGTGTCGTTTTCCCGACTCCACCTCGTCCTACGAGGATTAACTTGAATTCATTCAGCGGCTTGCTTGTTCCGGGGATTGAAGTGCGAAAGTAGTAACTGAGAATTCGGCGGGAATTTCCTGTCTTGAGAATCTCGACAGGAATGCTGAGTGCCTGGTTTTTTTCTAGGCGCAATATGTTCAGGGAGTATGATTCGAGGAGTGATAAAGGAATTGTGGTGAGGTGATTGTTTTTCAGGTCGAGGGTTTCGAGATTCTGTAGTTCTCCGATCCAGTCGGGAAGGGTGGTTATTCTATTGCTAAATAGAACAAGGGTTTCTAGGTTTCGAAGTCCGCGAATCCAGCTGGGAACTTCCGTCAACTTTGAGCCAACAAGTGCCAGTCTTTTGAGGCTGCTTAGCCTCCCTAGTTCTTCCTGTGCCAAGGATGGGAGGACGCCGATAATCAGTAAGGTGTCAAGACGCTCTAGTCGGATGATGCTTGCCGGAAATGCCTGAAGTCCGTCTTCGCGTATTCCCAAGAAGCGTAGTTGCGTCAGTTCGCCTATCCACTCGGGAAGATGGGTGATGTTGTTTTGGCCTATTTCGAGCGTTTCAAGCCAATTTAGGGCGCGTAGGCTCTCGGGAAGGGCGCGCAAGCCTAGACCAGTGAGACTCAGCGTCGGTGCGCGCTTTTTGATGCATTCGGTGATTAGGTGCTCGGCTTTGGTGCGATCTTCCTGCGGTTTTTCCATGAGTGTGGTTTGTGTGTTTTGAGTTTGTCGTTGTTGTGTGGGGGCATTTGTGCTCGAGATTGCCTAGTTCTTCGCCAGCCCCTATTCTCGATGGTGCGGAGTCCCTCGAGTCGCCAAGCACTGAGCCACCTGTTCACGCGTCTTGCGCAAGTCTGCGTCGAGCGATTCGGGTGAACAGTCTAGCAGCCAGAGCAGATGCTGGTTGAGGACGCTCTGGGCAGCCGCGATGTCATCCAGATAGTCGCAAGCAAGAAAGAGGCGCCACGCCATCGTCACTATAGGGGCCGAGCGGCTTCTGGCGGCATTCTCCATGATTCGCAGGCCTCGCTCCTGAAGCACCCTCACTCGACGAAAGTCCTCCTCTTCCCAGAGTGCGTGGAAGCAGGCGCTCCAAGAATCGAGCGTCGCAGGATGGAGTTCACCCAATTTCTGCCGGCGCAAGTCGAGGACCTCCTCGTACATGGCGTAGCTCCCAATCAAGTCCCCCTGCTTCCGGAGCGTGTACGCGAGGTTCATCTTCACGTTGAGCGTTTCGGGGTGCGCCTGTCCAAGAGTCCGTTGGAATATCGCGAGCGCCTCCTCTTGAAGTCTGCGCGCCCCCGCGAAGTCGGACCGGGCGAAAAGGGTGACGGCGAGATTGTTCATCGTGTTCAAGGACTCAGGGTGCTCCTTTCCCAGGAGTCGCCAGGAGATCTTCAGCAACTCCTCCTGCATTGAGCGGGCGGCGGAGAGGTCGCCCATCCGTCGCAGTGTAGAAGCGACGTTCCCCATTGAAAGGAGAGTCTCCGGATGCTCCTTCCCAACAGTGCGAAGGCGAATGCGCAGGGTTCGCTCATGGAGGGTCAGAGCCTTCTGAAGCTCGCCCTGGTCGAAGTGGATGGTTGCGAGATTGGCCATCGAGGTGACGGTTTCAGGATGCTCTTCGCCAAGGAGCCGCAGGCGAGCATTCAAGACATGCTCAGCCAGTGGCCGGGCTGTCGGCTCGCCAAGGTCTGCCAGCACCAGCGAGTAGTTGTTCATCACTGTAAGCGTCTCGGGATGCTCCTCCCCATGGACACGCCGTTGAATATCGAGAGTCTCCTCCAGCAGCCTGCGAGCCCCCGGGAGATTTCCCTGCCTACGGAGCGCATCCCCGAGGTCGTTCTTGGCCGCAAGGGTGGCGCGGTGCTCTCCACCCAAGGACTCACCGGCCCGTCTCGCGACGGAGTTCCTGACGTCCGCCGTTGCGTTCACGAGCCCTTGCCTCGCTCGTAGATTCCCGAGCCCCAACCCGAGGGATACGGCGAATTCGGCCCTGGCGATCTCTTTCGAGCGGGCGAAGAGCCATTCCGCGTGAGGCGCGAATGCATCCAGCACGGGCCAGTGTTCCGGATGCTCGCTCGCTTTGGGGTCCATGACAGTCGAGATCACTGCGACCGCCATTTCCAATTCCAGCTCCGGACGGGACGAGCGACTGCGAAGGAAGTCCGCGAGGACCCGATGCATGAAGCCGAACATGGGGACCCTGCCCCCTGTAGCCCCCGTCACGAAGGAGCGCTGCGTCAGGAAGGCGCGGACCTGTGGCGTGAAGAGCGGCTTCATGGCGTCGAGCAGCGCCATGGGAATCGGAGCAGGTGAGAGCTGGGCCAGGAATCTGGCTGCGTTCTGTGCCCCCTGCGGCAGGCGCTCATAGGAAATCGAGAGTGCCTCCGTGACGCCCCGGAGCTGTCCCTCCGGAAGGTGCGCGCGCAGTGCTTCCATCTGCCGGTCGAGCTCCAGCGCCGGGCCGACCCTCCGGGCCTTCTCGAGTAGCTCGGCCCCGGTGATGGCACCGGCCCGCATTGTTCGGTTCAGAAGTTCCAGGGCCAGTGGGAGATGGCCGACCCACTCGGTGATGAGTGCCCACTCCGAGGCCGCGATGCTTGCACGATCCACCTGCTCGGTGAGCAGGGCCATGGCTGCTTCTGGTGCGAGCGTGGCAACAGGCAGCGCTTGAACGCCTTCAGCCCCCAACGAGAGCCGTACCCGCGAGGTGACGAGCAACGCAACCTTGCCGCGTGCCGGGCACCACGTGCCGAGAGACCTGGGCGACTGTCCCGGAGATGGCTCCGGGACGTTATCCACGACGTAGAGAATGGGCTCCTTCGACGAGGTCTCGTGGAGCACCCGGGCCAGCTCGTGGCGGGCGTCGCGCTGCTGTTTCCGAAACTCGGCCAAGGGGGGAACGTCCTTGCGGAGCGCACTGAGAATCCCGTGGAGCTGCTCCTCTAGACGCTCGTCGTTGACGTCGGCATCCACCCAGAAGAGCCCACCCGGAAAGCGTAGAGGACCCAGGCGATGCAGGTACTCCAGGGCAAGTCGAGTCTTCCCAAAGCCACCGCCGGCTTCCAGCGCACCCGAGAGTGCTGCGGCTGAACCCTCGCCGGTACGGGATGTGGTGAGCGCGAAGTCGATGCGCCACAAGTCGTCCTCGCGCCCGACGAAGGACGGGCCAATGGAAGGAGGCAATTCCAGTGGGTGAAGCCGCAGACCCGCGAGGCTCCGCGGAGGCGGAAGCGCGGACTCCTGGAGCAGGCGCGCTCGGGTCTGCTCAAGGAGTCCCAAGCGTTCCACTCGTGCTGCGAGTGGC comes from Pyxidicoccus parkwaysis and encodes:
- a CDS encoding tetratricopeptide repeat protein, whose protein sequence is MDWPVFISYARSTSREQAEALHRALGEEVAFLDTSGIELGQRFPGVLADALLGARVIVVFVDEAYFTRWYCLWELRTALTPFMALPPDASEADKSLSLASIVLALPPEGGASRALERLPPLLRSIQWPSSNQTERLAQWVRACLTGESLPLAARVERLGLLEQTRARLLQESALPPPRSLAGLRLHPLELPPSIGPSFVGREDDLWRIDFALTTSRTGEGSAAALSGALEAGGGFGKTRLALEYLHRLGPLRFPGGLFWVDADVNDERLEEQLHGILSALRKDVPPLAEFRKQQRDARHELARVLHETSSKEPILYVVDNVPEPSPGQSPRSLGTWCPARGKVALLVTSRVRLSLGAEGVQALPVATLAPEAAMALLTEQVDRASIAASEWALITEWVGHLPLALELLNRTMRAGAITGAELLEKARRVGPALELDRQMEALRAHLPEGQLRGVTEALSISYERLPQGAQNAARFLAQLSPAPIPMALLDAMKPLFTPQVRAFLTQRSFVTGATGGRVPMFGFMHRVLADFLRSRSSRPELELEMAVAVISTVMDPKASEHPEHWPVLDAFAPHAEWLFARSKEIARAEFAVSLGLGLGNLRARQGLVNATADVRNSVARRAGESLGGEHRATLAAKNDLGDALRRQGNLPGARRLLEETLDIQRRVHGEEHPETLTVMNNYSLVLADLGEPTARPLAEHVLNARLRLLGEEHPETVTSMANLATIHFDQGELQKALTLHERTLRIRLRTVGKEHPETLLSMGNVASTLRRMGDLSAARSMQEELLKISWRLLGKEHPESLNTMNNLAVTLFARSDFAGARRLQEEALAIFQRTLGQAHPETLNVKMNLAYTLRKQGDLIGSYAMYEEVLDLRRQKLGELHPATLDSWSACFHALWEEEDFRRVRVLQERGLRIMENAARSRSAPIVTMAWRLFLACDYLDDIAAAQSVLNQHLLWLLDCSPESLDADLRKTREQVAQCLATRGTPHHRE
- a CDS encoding COR domain-containing protein, which gives rise to MEKPQEDRTKAEHLITECIKKRAPTLSLTGLGLRALPESLRALNWLETLEIGQNNITHLPEWIGELTQLRFLGIREDGLQAFPASIIRLERLDTLLIIGVLPSLAQEELGRLSSLKRLALVGSKLTEVPSWIRGLRNLETLVLFSNRITTLPDWIGELQNLETLDLKNNHLTTIPLSLLESYSLNILRLEKNQALSIPVEILKTGNSRRILSYYFRTSIPGTSKPLNEFKLILVGRGGVGKTTLVHRLITDRYKEFKRTPGIKITQWETRIGDDAVRAHIWDFGGQEIMHGTHRFFMTERALYLVLISGREDTVDRDAEYWLSMVRSFAGDVPIIVLLHKWSDYHFELNRKLLREKYGQNLVFAETDSSTGHGIDALREHLRELATSLPGLRAAWPSAWRFVKEELPQKKKSWMTFDDFLAFCVDWGIADSKDQESLAESLHDLGLMLSYRADETLRDFGVLNPQWVTKGIYEMLNSPVLRDANGRFTIHAFEQVLPAKTYPKELHRFLLALMRKFRLCHPLDEKGEKYLIPELLTKEEPNLDAQFQPDKCLGFIYRYDSVLPEGLLPRFIVETYVHREPKHAWRTGVVLERANCRALVRGDVQGRAITVRVDGIGNGRREMLGIIREHFERIHKSYEKLPVTEYVPIPGFPDAVVKHELLLKYERTERAKIAVEIGDELRDFSVKELLDGVDLPGAPRAKLIDVGKLRLPDYDQILGRDSLPVFISYARKDWRFLDQLRAALVPYERKGELEVQADELVAPGQTWEDEILTRLSWARIVILLLSNDFIRSSYCMEQELPRVMERRDAGECEVVPVVIRPCRYDKLELGKIQAIQPDDKPISAHKNKDSAWLEVTKQLDRVIAPQKRR